The Candidatus Lokiarchaeota archaeon DNA segment GTCGGTTCCAAGCTTGCCACAAACGTCGTCATGCTCGGAGCATTCTCAGCAATCACGGGTGAAGTAACACTCGAAGGATTGAGGGAACGAGTTGCTCAGCGGTGGCCTCGGTTCAAAGAAACCAACCTGAAAGCCCTTAAACTTGGATATGAAGCTGGCGAGAAGGCTGTAGAAGAAGCCGAATCTTGATATCCATGCCATAACTGCTTACATGATTACTTTTACCAGGTTTTACTTGAGACTTGCACTCGTGTAAGAACCTAAGAGAAAAAAGAAACTAGGAGTGGATTCCCGTCATATTAGGCGGGTTCACCACTCAGATTTTTTAGCTTCACTTGTTTTCTTCGTACGCCTTGTTCGCCCGTACTCTGAGCTGCTCCTTGGACACGATTTCAATTGAGTCGTCTTCTGCATCAACAAGAGCAATCCGATCTGTACAGCTGTAACATGGGTCGATCGCAGCCAAGATGATTGGTGCGTCTGCAATTTGGTAGCCTCTTAAGGTATGTTCCATCGAGCACCAATTCGCATGAGTCGGCGCCCTTATCTTAACACGTTCTGGCTTGCTTGTACCATTGGTAACCAAGTAATGCACGAGTTCACCACGTGGTGCTTCATGCCTTGCGACAACCTCGTTTGGATCTACCCTGGGACTCATTCTGGTCTGGATATCTCCGTCAGGTAGGTTCTCAATGAGCCATCGTGACATCTCGATTGCCTGAACAATTTCCTTCAACCGGACAATGGTTCTGCCGGCAACGTCGCACCGGTCTGACAGAATCATATCCCAGTTGCCCGTATCAATTAGATGGGGGTATGCTTGGGTGGGATCGGTGAAACGTACATCTACAGGAACATTACTACCTCTCGCGGTTGGACCTACAGCTCCATGGCTTTTTGCCATTGAAGTCTCAAGGACACCAACATCCTCTACACGATTGAGAAGGCTTCTCTCCTTGATTGCGGTATTGAGATAGTAATCCATCTGTTCCTCAAGCTTATCGAGGCGTTTGAGCAAGCTGTGTGCCAGTTCGTCAGAGATGTCTCTTCTGACTCCACCAATGGAATTCATATCATGGTGAATACGTGCCCCGGATAGATCCTCGAGCATGTCGAGAGACAATTCTCTGTCTCTCCAGGCATACATGAATAAGGTCTCAAATCCGATTTCGTGGGCTGCAACGCCAAACCAGAGCATGTGTGAATGGACTCTGTCCAATTCCCATGTCAGGGTTCTGATGAATTTGGCTCGTTCAGGAGGTTCCTTTTCGGCTGCAAATTCAACTGCTTGAGCATAGTTCCCGTTATGTGTTGCTGAACAGATGCCACAAATCCTAGCTAGCAAGTACAGGTTCTGGGTGTGAAGGTTGCCCTCCGTTGCCTTCTCTATGCCCCTGTGATTGTAGGATATGTTTACTTCGGCGTCGACAATCTGTTCACCATCCAAGATGAGCTTGAACATCCCTGGTTCTTTCAGTGCTGGATGCTGGGGACCAATTGGAATGGTAATTCGTGGGGGTACGAATGTCTCTCTCTCTTCGTTTGAGGTCATCTTATTCCGCCTCCTTTTTTGCTGACGGTACGGGCGGTCGCTTTATTCTCTCTCTGACCCCTCTCGGATCGTCCCAGTCCTTTCTGAGTGGGTGCTCATCCTCGGGCCAGTCTTCGGGAAGTTCCACTCTGTGTTTCCTCTCAAGTCCCACAGGAATAATACCGAACATTTCCCGCAGTTCATTTTCCACGTATTCGAAGGCAGGATACAAATCTACGATTGAAGGGTATTCTGGCTTGTCTCGAGGAACGTTCACCCGAACTGTCAGGGATATGTTTCTATCGTTGAGGAAGAAATGATAACACGCCTGGAGATCATCTCCTAGGTCTCTACCGGAAAGAGTCGAGCATTGCCACACTCCCTGATCTTCTTTCAGGTATTTTGCGAAGTCACGGAATTTGTCTTTCTTCACCTGAATAAAGACGCGGCGTGGTTGTTTGTGAACATAAGAACCCTCCGCGATCACAGTATCTGGGTTGTCATTCATGATCTCATCAAAGAGCTCGTACTCTTTCTCGTGACCGTCCCTATCAGCGGGATGGTGTTCGCCTGGTTCTTGTTTATCACTCATGATAGCAGCCTCTTGGATTTCTCTAATGAACGGTCCTGTTGTATTGTTCATTAGTATCGCCTGGACCACGATAAATTTCGTTGTCGACTGACTGGCTGGAAATCATAGCAGCCGGCAGCCGTTACAGGCCGCAATTGTCGCTTTTTGTAACCCTCATATAATGTTTAGGTTTAACACATATCAAACCACTCATATGGATACGAAAGAAGAAATCCAGAAAACGATCCGGATTCGCTTGACTGGATGTTCTTTGTCTAAACTCGGAATGAGACAGAATGTTGTTGTTCTCTTCACTGGATGGACAGTAGTGCGGCCCCTAAGGCACCCGTGAATTGAGCTTCCTGCGGCACCGAGATGTCTTCACCCAGTGACTTCCCAAGATACTCTACAAAGGCTTGATTAAGCGCTACTCCCCCTGTAGCCACTACTGGTGCAGCAATGCCCACTCGCTTTGACATACTTGCAATTTTGCCTGCCATGGACTGATGGATTCCAGCTGCTATATCTTCGGGTGATTCTCCAGAGCTTATCTGACTGATTACTTCACTTTCAGCAAACACGGTACAGGTACTGCTTATGGAACATGGATTTTGAGACTGAAGGGCTAAGGGTCCCAGCCCCTCTATTGGAACATCCAGCACTCTTGCCATCACTTCAAGAAAGCGGCCCGTTCCAGCTGAGCATTTATCATTGAGCTCAAAATCTGTAGGTCTGCCTTCTGAACCAACTCGTATTGCCTTTGAGTCTTGCCCGCCAACATCTATGACAAGCTGAACATCAGGGAAAATATGATGTACTCCTAGGCTATGACATGTGATTTCTGTTACCTCTCTATCTGCAATAGAAATCAGTTTGCGTCCGTACCCTGTACTAACAACTGGTTGTTCCGTGGCTTCTCCATGAGCCTCCTCTATTTCATCCAAAACGGCCTTTGCTGCATCGTTGGCAGATGCGCCCGTGGGACGTATTGAAGAGGCTAGAATCTGACCGGCACTGTTAATAACGACTCCTTTAGTCGTGGTAGACCCGACGTCAATACCAATGCCCACCTTCTCTCTCATCCCACTTCACCTACTCGATCATCTCTATCAACGCATCGATTCTTGTTTCTATCTGAGCTTCATTGAACAATCGGCTGTCCACCATGTCCCCCTCTATTACCACACCAGGAACACCGGTTCGTTCAGTCACTAAATCCTTTGAGACTAGTTGACCAAGGGAGTACCGCTTACAAGATCTAACCGAAAACATGACAAACCCATCCAAGTGATATTCCTCAATCAGCCCAGCCATTTTGTCTACTTTTGCTCGCAACCCTCTGTTAAGATAGACATTGGAATAGATGTCGACCATGCGATTCAGAATGTCCTCTCCTTCAAGTGAGCCTGTCCAAGCATGAGTGTAGGTATCTGCTGGAAAGACCACCCCTCTCTTGGCTAGGCCGTTGAAGAACTTGTATATGCTAAACCACGGTGGAATATTGTCCCAAAGCAACCGAATCTTCTCATCTCGAATTGCTCCCATACCTTGTTGTATCCGTCCTTCGACTTCGTTGAGGAGTGCTTCATAATACTCCAGAATATGTTCCTTCCCTCTCATTGAAACAACTGGAGCCATTGCAAGAAATCTATCCGCGCAGTTAAGTGGGGATGGCTTATGTTTACATGCTTCAAGTGATTTCGTCCACAAATCGATTGCTTTGGTAGAATTCGATGCCACCTCCTGAAGCTTGTCTTCTTCGAGAGATGTATCAAACTCCTCACCTAGAAAGTCAATGAGCTCTTCAAGACCCGTCCTCACATATTCCCTGTGATGAGATGGTTGCCTTCGTTGAACTGGTGGTGTATCCAAGAGAAAGACGGGTGCACCCGTAAGCTTAGAAACCGCCTCATACCATCGAAGTACGGTTCCACAGATGTTGTTACAGGCGAGCAGTACCTGTGGCTCAGGAAGACCCCCTAATGGGCTATCATCTGGTCTGTCTGTGGAACCAATACCAGCTCTAGCGTATGAACATAGCTCCTGCGAATAACCAAGTTCCTCCGCGAAACCACACACCTCGGGACCAACCTTTTGCGATCCAACAACAGCCGTATACTGCTCTGGGTAGCTAACGCCTAGATTCATTGCCAGTGGAATTTCGACCGGGAAACCAGATGTTACCCACGCAAGCTTGCCTTCTTCGCTTGCAGCTTGCGCCTCCAGCATGTACCTGAACATTGTCTGCTGCAATAGGCTGCTTGACTCAAGTTTTCTGTAAGCCCTTTCTTTACTCTCGTTGCTTGCCAATTCTCAGACCTCCATTTGCGAAGATAGCGTCTCCAAGAAGCTCTGTATTCTTCCTTCTAACCGCGCCTTGTCCGAAAACTCCGCATCGACAGGCAATCTTAGTGTAGTCACACCTACATCTTGTGCAGCCTTCACTAGAGATGGAGTCTCAAATTCATCCGGGTCACAGAATGACATTTCCGTAACAATCAGTCCATCAATAGAGAAGTTACGGAGCAGT contains these protein-coding regions:
- a CDS encoding NADH dehydrogenase subunit, translated to MTSNEERETFVPPRITIPIGPQHPALKEPGMFKLILDGEQIVDAEVNISYNHRGIEKATEGNLHTQNLYLLARICGICSATHNGNYAQAVEFAAEKEPPERAKFIRTLTWELDRVHSHMLWFGVAAHEIGFETLFMYAWRDRELSLDMLEDLSGARIHHDMNSIGGVRRDISDELAHSLLKRLDKLEEQMDYYLNTAIKERSLLNRVEDVGVLETSMAKSHGAVGPTARGSNVPVDVRFTDPTQAYPHLIDTGNWDMILSDRCDVAGRTIVRLKEIVQAIEMSRWLIENLPDGDIQTRMSPRVDPNEVVARHEAPRGELVHYLVTNGTSKPERVKIRAPTHANWCSMEHTLRGYQIADAPIILAAIDPCYSCTDRIALVDAEDDSIEIVSKEQLRVRANKAYEENK
- a CDS encoding 2-hydroxyglutaryl-CoA dehydratase translates to MREKVGIGIDVGSTTTKGVVINSAGQILASSIRPTGASANDAAKAVLDEIEEAHGEATEQPVVSTGYGRKLISIADREVTEITCHSLGVHHIFPDVQLVIDVGGQDSKAIRVGSEGRPTDFELNDKCSAGTGRFLEVMARVLDVPIEGLGPLALQSQNPCSISSTCTVFAESEVISQISSGESPEDIAAGIHQSMAGKIASMSKRVGIAAPVVATGGVALNQAFVEYLGKSLGEDISVPQEAQFTGALGAALLSIQ
- a CDS encoding 2-hydroxyglutaryl-CoA dehydratase, whose amino-acid sequence is MASNESKERAYRKLESSSLLQQTMFRYMLEAQAASEEGKLAWVTSGFPVEIPLAMNLGVSYPEQYTAVVGSQKVGPEVCGFAEELGYSQELCSYARAGIGSTDRPDDSPLGGLPEPQVLLACNNICGTVLRWYEAVSKLTGAPVFLLDTPPVQRRQPSHHREYVRTGLEELIDFLGEEFDTSLEEDKLQEVASNSTKAIDLWTKSLEACKHKPSPLNCADRFLAMAPVVSMRGKEHILEYYEALLNEVEGRIQQGMGAIRDEKIRLLWDNIPPWFSIYKFFNGLAKRGVVFPADTYTHAWTGSLEGEDILNRMVDIYSNVYLNRGLRAKVDKMAGLIEEYHLDGFVMFSVRSCKRYSLGQLVSKDLVTERTGVPGVVIEGDMVDSRLFNEAQIETRIDALIEMIE